gcttttgagcttCAAACCTGGCAATCCTCATGGCTCTAATGGCattggctcttcattcaggaatcagtctcagtgctcaggggctcctgtttttttttttttttttttttttttttggttttttgggtcacacctggcggtgctcaggggttactcctggctgtctgctcagaaatagctcctggcaggcacgggggaccatatgggacaccgggattcgaaccaaccacctttggtcctggatcggctgcttgcaaggcaaaccgccgagtgtgacccaaaaacaaacaacaagagtTCCAGGActagggctggtgaggtggtgctagaggtgaggtgtctgcctttcaagcgctacccaaggaaggaccgtggttcgatcccccagcgtcccatatggtccccccaagccagggtcaatttctgagcgcttagcaaggaataacccctgagcatcaaatgggagtggcctgaaaaaccaaaaaaaaaaaaattccaggactCAACCAGGGTCAGCTCGCACagaagtgccttaacctctgtgctgcatgtgtggtccccaaatgcTTTTGGGGGCCTGCAGAGGGCAGCAGTTAGATCACTTGTACACAGGTTCAACCCCTGCCAGCTTTGATGGTCTCCTGATCCCTAAGCAGAGGCAGTACCACCAAGTGACAATAAAATCCAGatgtgggggcctgagagatagcatggaggtaaggcgtttgccttgcattgcagttcggtggttctaatcccaacatcccataggtccctggagtctgccaggagcgtagagccaggggtaaccactgagcgctgccaggtgtgatccaaaaaccaaaaaaaaaaaaaaaatccagatgtGGTTTTGGGGGAGTGTCTGGCCACACCAATTGGCCATCGGGTGACCAGCATGCCGGATGCAAAACTGCGTCAGCGGCATAGCAAGGCCAGTACCTCAACCCTAGAGCATCTGGCCCTTCCAGATGCTGCTTATCTTACCCTGGTTATTTTTAATCcagatttcctttctccccaaacCCAGCAcagcctttgttttgttttcttttccctttccctcaaGACAGCTTTGGGTTTGGGCTGGAATGTTTTCCAGACCCTGAGCAGTGGTGTCTGTTTCCGGCCAGGGAGTGTCTGGTCTTCCCGGCAGGGTCAGCTGACACCCGCCCTGCGGGCTTATCCCAATGGGGCCAgccaatcttttctttttgggggaccatTCCATGCAATGCCTGATATCAGAATGGTGGGGTTTTGTGCGTGGTAGCCCCAACCCTGGAGGCTGATACAGCTCATGTGGAGCATTGAGGAAATGGAATGGGGCAGTGCTGCCAGAAGTAGCTGTCTAGGGCTGGCAGATGCCCAGTGGGGACTGAAGTATTTGGGGTGTAGCTGACAGTCCAGGATTGGGGAAGCAGGCAGATTCCCCGGGCAAGGTCTCAACCACTTTCCTTCCTGGCAGTCAGTTAGCTTGCTCTCCCATCTTTTGCATCCCGGCTCCAGGAAGGACCATTAACAGCCCCGTCCTTAGGGCTACCTGAGGAACTTGAGGGGGCCACAGGGCTGGGCCTGGAATGAAATAGCCTAACTTGGGGgtccagaacgatagcacagcggtagggcaatccctggcatcccatatggtcccctgagcctgccaggagctatttctagagcatagaaccaggagttagccctgagcgccgctgggtgtggcccaaaaccagaaaaaaagaaatggcctaACCTGGAGGCAAGCACCTGGGAGATGCTCCAGCCCAGGGGAGCCACCAGGGTCTGTACCCTAAACCAGGTGGAAGGGGGAACATGGTTCCGGGGTGTGGCAGGTCCCAACAACTGCTTTTCcaactttatttagaaaaacaaatccAGCCCCTAGAGTCCagccctcccacccacccataaCTTAAATAACTTAGAGACAGAGTTGGGGCGACGGGGTCAGCCGGCCCTCACAGCCGCCGCAGTGCCCGCTTCTTGTCCTTGTCTGTCTTTTTCTTGCCCGCCAGCTTCCTGTCCCGCTCGCCTGCATGCTTCTTGGCCAAGGGCCCCTCCGCGCCTCCGGGGGCTCCTGGAGCGGCAGCATCTCCTTGGGGCACTGCACTGCCAGGGCCGCCCCCGTGGATCTCGGTGAGCAGGCGGGCTCGCGCCGCGTACTCCTCGTAGTCCTCCAGCAGTAAGCGGCCCGCCTCCTCATTGAGGGCAGACTCGGGATTCGGGTGGATAAGCAGGCACTTGATGGTCTGAGGAGACAAGCGGCCTTGGAGCCTCAGCCTCAGGTGCCCCAACCCTCTGCCCAGCACCAGCACCCAGACCCCAAGTGGACAGGGAAGGCACTACTTGCCTGGGGCCACCCCAGGTTTTCAATATCCCAGCCAGCCAGTGGCAGGAGAAGGGCATGGGTGAGCTGGGACACGCAGTGGGGCCACCGAGGCCTGGGCTGTCAGTCCCAGGGCAAACAGCACCCGACCAGTTCACTTGGTTTCCAGACCCACCGCCCACAGCTCAGGAGTGCAAGGGGGGCAGCCCCCAGGGCCCATCCACTGTTCACCAAGAGCCCTGGCACAATCTCAACTCCCCAACTCCCTGGGATCCACTTCCTCCCCGGGGGCCTCATTATCAACTtatcttgaagaaaaaaattactttgtttttgtttttggccggACCTGGTAGAGCTGGGGGACAGCATAGGGAGCCAGGGCTGGAAGCCAGGACTGCCGTGGCAAGGCCAGCCTGCACCTTGGCCCCGGAGATGCTCCAAGGCTGACCCTACATGAGGCCCCCTGAACGCCATGGGAATCCCTCACCTGCAAGCTATTGCAGGGTCGCCCTGACAGGCCTGCAAGCTCCAGGGGGCCCGGCTACCCAGATGGCCCTACTCAGGCCCCATCCCTCAGGACCTGAGAGCTGCTAAGGGAGACCACGTCCCATGTCAGGCTCCCAAAATCCTCAGAAGTGGTGGGAGTGACCCCCACATGTCCGTGAAGTGGAGAGACTAGACTCTGACTTTGGGGTCCCAGTGACAATGCTCCGGGACCACACCAGAGCGGCCTGCTCTGACAGCgtgtgctctggccccagaccacCTCTTGGGCCCCGCTCATGACCACCATCTTTTCTTGTCGGGAGGTCACATCTGCTACTGCTGACGACACCCTCACATGTGAGGCTGAGCCGGGCGACCCCCCAGCCGCGCCCACCAGACTCACCAGCAGCACGTGGCGGATGCCCAGCTTGGCCGTCCAGTCCCGCTTGAGCACGTTGACGCAGATCTCGCCGTTGGGGCCGACGTTGGGGTGGAAGATCTTGGTCAGGAAGAAGCCCTTGGGCGGGGAGGCGGGAAAGTCCTTCCCCAGCAGCAGCTTCATGCGGAACAGGCCTCCGGCATAGGGGGTGCCCTCTGCGGGAGTGGGGGGCGGGGAGCGGGTCACCGTGCGGCACCTCCGGGTGGAGGGACAGCCCCAAGGCGGGCTGCCATTGCCGGGCGAGCCCAGGGACGGGGGTGGGGGGCTTGGCGGGGTGCAGCACTCACCGGGCCCCTCGATGGTGACCTGCAGGTCGGTGAGGTCCTCCTCGTTGGGGAAGACTTTGATGCCGTCGGGCGGGTCGGCGGTCAGCGTGGCCACCTCCTTGTACACCAGGCGGATGATGTGCGGGGGCAGGTTCTCCACGTTGGAGTTCTGGGCGGACAGACAAGGGCCGTGAGGGTGAGTGGGCACCCCGGGGGCTCCTGGCCGggccccccttcccttccctccgcGCCCAGGACCTGGCGccgggtagggtagggtaggccCCAGGCGAGGCCTGCCCTCGGCCCCGCGGGTCGGCTCCATCCACGTCACCTGGGGGACCCGGCCTGGACCCAGGGCGAGGAGGGCAAAGTGGGCACGGCGCACGCACAGCCCGCACCCCGAAACTGCCCCGCGACGGGCTCGGGGTCCAGCCGGGCCTTCCCCACCCGCCGGCCCAGCCCAGATCGGCCGGCCGCCCCGCCCCCAGCGCAGCCCCGGGCCGGGATCCCCCCCAGGCGCGCTCCCCAACTGCTGCCGCCGCCCGCGGGGCCCAGCTGGGAGGACACCCCCAGGTTGTCCCCGACGGGCCGTGGCCGCGCTGCAGCCCGGGCTCACCATGACGgcggccggctggggaggccgcCCCGGCGCCTCTGCTGTGCTCCTGGGCCGCCGGCTGCAGCCGCTGAGGCCCTGGCGAGGCCCCGGTGGGCCCCTCCGCTGCCCGGCGCCCGGTGCCCGCCGCAGCCGCCGCGCAGGAGCTCCGAACCCACCCGCACCGAGCGCTCGGCCGCACTGAGCCGGCCGCGCGCGCACCGCGCCGCTTTTATAGCCCGCGACAGGCCCCGCCCTCTGGGCGTGACGTCAGCGCGCACGTCGCGCGGCGTGCGTCGCGCTCGTCCTTTCCCACAGGCCTCGCGCTTCCGTGAGAGGCCTCGGGCAAGGGGCGCGGCGGGCTGCTCGGCGGGCGGCCCAGGCGTGGGGTCCTAAAGGCACCCCGCAAAATGAACGGGGAGGATGAGAACGGGCTGGGAGTCGGGTTGCGGAAGAGCCGCCGCGCATGCTGATTGGGCCGTTTGAATGAGACGCCGCACGGCCCGGCGTACGCGCGCGCGCTCCCCGACGTCCCGGAAGTCGCGCAGGCGGCTAACGGTCGGCGGCCGCAGGGCGGGGCCTGAGGGGGCGGGACTCGAGGGGTTTAAACGGATGATGGACGGCGCGCCGGGCCAATAGAGATGCACAGACTTGAGGTCACGTGGCTCTTCCGAGCCAATCCTAGCCAGCGCAGCTAGAAGGCCGAGGAGCCAATCGGCGCTCGGCCTCGCGTCGGGGCCAACGCTCGCAGCCAACGAATGAATATTCGTTGGCGTTAAGTAGATGCAAATGAGGCGTGCGCCGTCCCGCGCGCCCTCGGGtccgttttatttttttctcgCTCCCCTGTGAGGCGCCATTTTGGGCGGCGGATGACCTTTGACCCGCGTCTGCCCCGACCGGAAGCGCGGGCCGCATTTTCTGCCTGGGGGACCTCTGACCTCACAGCGCCCGGGGCTCCCCTTGACCCCCCAAAATATGGAAGAATCCACATGGGGGTGTGCAGTGGGGTGCCTGGGATGTTTTGCCCGAGTCTCTGCTCCCTGAACTGATCATTTgcgtttttattattattatcattaggtttggggccacacccgcgtcgctcaggggttactcctggctctgcgcccagaaatcactcctggcttgggggaccatatgggataccggggatcgaaccccgttCCgttccctcctgggtcagctgcttgcaaggcaagacgccctgcctctgtgctatcactccggccccacaaaggCCTTTTCCATAAATTGCTaaactttctttttgggggggggctctacTCGGCGGCTCTCGGGTTCGTTcctcctggcagtctcgagggaccatatgggatgcctgggataaacCCGGGTTCGTCCATGGtaggccacgtacaaggcaaatgccctactactgtgctgtggCTCCGGCCCTTTTTGCTTTTTAAGgatgaataactttttttttattattatttcggttttgggggccacattcgatgcctgtcaggggtttctcctggcaggtgcgGAAGACctgatgagatgctggggatcaaaccctggttggccacatgtaaggcaattgctgtgctatcactgtggcccaatttttttatttttagaaggcACCGCTCTACCCAAGGGTACACCACC
This window of the Suncus etruscus isolate mSunEtr1 chromosome 14, mSunEtr1.pri.cur, whole genome shotgun sequence genome carries:
- the UBE2S gene encoding ubiquitin-conjugating enzyme E2 S, with protein sequence MNSNVENLPPHIIRLVYKEVATLTADPPDGIKVFPNEEDLTDLQVTIEGPEGTPYAGGLFRMKLLLGKDFPASPPKGFFLTKIFHPNVGPNGEICVNVLKRDWTAKLGIRHVLLTIKCLLIHPNPESALNEEAGRLLLEDYEEYAARARLLTEIHGGGPGSAVPQGDAAAPGAPGGAEGPLAKKHAGERDRKLAGKKKTDKDKKRALRRL